From Faecalicatena sp. Marseille-Q4148:
AGTCTGCAGGTCAATGCAGCATCTATAGAGCAGTGCCTGAAGAATACAGATAGAGAGGTTTTGAAGTGCCTGCTGGCGGAAGTTGTACAATATGAATTGTTGATTCCGAGAATCGATGTGGAAGTAAAGGAAGATTTAATTGCTGATAAAGTATATGGTCGATGGCAAAGCCTGGAGGAATGGTTTACCGGAGCGGAAGGAAAGGATTCCGAGGCGGCAAAAGTATTTGATACAACGAATGAAATTATACGAAAGATTACAAGGTATGCGGCAAGAATTAGTGAAATGAGCAATGCAGGGGCAAATCGGCGGGAAGAATATCATAAGGTAGCTGTGATGTTTTCAAAATGTAAGGACATTTTTGAGGCGCACAGATTAGCTGCTGTTGTATTTGGAATTGAAAAGCCGCTGCATTTAAAAGGACTGCCGGGGCGTCAGACAGAGAGTATTAACAGTGGTGTATTCGAGGAGGAGCCATATGTTGTAACAGTAACGCCGCGAGTTCGCACATACAAAGAAAAATCAAGACGGAGCGGGATTGTTGACCGTTCGAAAGAAAAAGAAGAAATGAGACTTGTTACGATACAGAGATTAGAGGAAGAACGCAGGCTTTTGAAAAGTTATATTCGGGATAATCGTCTGGAGTTTGCGAAACTTCCGGAGATAGAACCGCATGTAAGGGATGTATTTCTGACATGGCTTTCCAAAGCGTTGGAGAATAAAAGTCTTCAAGGAAAAACAGAGGATGGGCAGGTTTATCATGTGGAAAAGTCTGATACAGAGGAAATATGCATTTTGAAATCGCCGGACGGTAATTTGCAAATGCCGGCATATGTGATTGTATTTGAAAAAAATGAGTGAAGGGAATTTGAAAAGAAGTTATGAGAGCATTAGAAATTTTGCTGGAACGGCGTTGGATATTAAAGAGTCGGGAAAAAGAATTATATTATCAAATAAAGGATGAACTGGGGACGGTTAAGAAATTCTTGATGGAAAAGTTGGGGTATCAGGTAATCGTGAATCCTTATCTTGTAAAAGTGGAAAAGATGCCGGCGACACCGGAGAACTGGATGGGAATTCAAGAATTTACCCGGAAAATAGAATACATTTTTTTCTGTATGATTTTAATGTTTCTGGAAGAAAAAGAAGCCGAAGAGCAATTTGTGCTTTCAGAACTGACAGAATATATACAGGGGCAGTACAGGGAGGAGCAGATTGACTGGACGATATATCAGTATCGAAGACATTTGATTAAGGTAATTAAGTATTGTGTGAATTGCGGAATCCTGAATTTGAATGATGGAAGTGAAGAGAATTTTGCGAGAGATGATACAAGCGAAGTACTCTATGAAAATACAGGCGTCTCCAGATATTTTATGAAAAATTTCACACAGGATATTATGGGATATACTACGCCGGAAGATTTTGAAAAACAGGAATGGATTGATGTGAACGAAGATCGGGGGATTGTCAGAAGACAGCGGGTGTATCGGAAACTTCTCATGACTATGGGAATGTACAAAAGTCCCGAGACAGAGGAAGATTTTGCCTATGTCCGGAACTACCGCAATATGATTCAGGGCGAGTTGTCGGAGCTTTTTGATTGTGAACTGCATGTGCATAGGACAAGTGCATTTCTTATTTTGGGCGAGGACTGCAGAATGGGAAAATGTTTTCCTGAGGAAAATACATTGTCAGATATCGTGCTTTTGATACATGGCATCATTTCAGACTGGATACAGCAGGGAAGGATTGAAGTGACTGTGGATGAAACAATCGAAATTCCGAAGGAAAAATTTCGGGAGATTCTTGAGGAGTGTAAAGAACGATATGGGAAAGGATTTATAAAAACATATCGTGAAATGACAACAGGAGATTTTTTTGAAAGTGTGCAAAGGTATATGTTGGAACTAGGACTGATTTTTTTAGAAAAAGATATCGTTAGAATCCGTACGGCAGTTGGAAAGATTACAGGACGTTATCCAAAAGAGTTTTTAGAGAACGGAGGAAGAGATGAATAGCAAATGGCAGATACACAGAGTAGGACTCGTGGATTTTTGGTATTATGATGAAGAAGAATTTTATTTTTTGGACGGAAGGATGCTGCTGAGAGGAGCCAATGGTTCCGGGAAATCTGTTACGATGCAGAGTTTTATACCGCTGCTGCTGGATGGAAATATGCGTCCGGAGCGTTTGGATCCATTTGGTTCCAGAGCTCGTAAAATGGAAAATTATCTTCTGGAAGAAAATGATGAACGGGAAGAGCGGACCGGGTATCTGTATATGGAAATGAAGCGGACGGAAAGTGATGAATTTTTGACGCTTGGAATTGGAATGAGAGCGCGTAAAAATAAGAAAATGGAGTCGTGGTATTTTTGTCTGACAGATGGACGGAGAGTTGGAAAGGATTTTTATCTGTATAAAGAAGGACAGAGCAAGATTGCCTGTACCAAGCTGGAGCTTCGAAATCGGATTGGAGACGGCGGACGCGTGATGGAGACGCAGGGAGAATATGCCCAGTGCGTAAACCGGATTTTATTTGGATTTGAAACGCAGGAAGAATATAAGGAGTTACTGGATCTATTGATTCAGCTGAGAACGCCAAAGCTATCAAAGGATTTTAAGCCAACAGTGATCAATGAGATTCTAAGCAGTTCGTTACAGACTCTTTCAGAAGATGATCTGCGTCCGATGTCTGAGGCAATTGAAAATATGGACGGCTTGAAAACAAATCTGGATACATTGGATGAAAGTATTGGGGCGGCAGGTCAGATAGAAAAAGTATATGATCAGTATAATGAAATTATGTTATATGATAAAGCATTATTGTTTCGAAAGTCGGTAGAAGAATACGATAGTTTTAGAAAACAGGCAGAACAGCTGAGGCAGGAAATTGATGACTGTAAACGAATGCGGGAGAAAGAAGAGAAACATTATATTGAATTAAAACAAGAACAAAAAATTTGTCAAGCGGAAAAGGAATCTCTGTCTGATAGTGATACAGTGAAGTTAAAGCAGCGGGAGGTTGAAATCCGAAGTCAATTAGAAGAGTTAAAAAAGAATATTACCGGGAAACAGCAGCAAGAAGAGGAGAAAAAAGAAAAATATCAGGAAACAGAGCAGAGAATGAAACTTCAATTTCAGAAAAATGAAATGCTTTGGGAGGAAATTGAAAACAGTTTGGAGTATATGGAGGAAGAGATAGAGGGGATTCCTTTTGATGAATTTGTATTTATGAAGAAAGAGCTGATAGAGCAGAAAGGGGAACAGTATTCTTTTCAATCTCATTCGGAATTATTAAAGGATTATATAGAAAAAGTTCATCTTGGAAAAACGACGCTGGAAGAAGAAAAGGGGTGTCAGGAAAGATATAGTAAATTTTTGCAGGAATTGGACACATATCAGGAAGAAAAGAACGGAGCAGAACGAGAAGTCTTTCAATATGAAAATCAGTTCCATGAAGTAAAACAGGAGACAATTGAATCAGTTTACCATTGGGAAAAGGAGAATACGGAGTTACATTTGCAGTCAGAGATATTGCAGGAAATGGCAAGAGAGATTGAGAAGTACACAACGGAAACGGATTATTGGGATATCCGCGGATTGGCAAATGGTGAATTTGAGCGGAAAAATCAGGAACTTTCAGGCGAGATTTTGCGGCTGAGCAGGGAATTATCCGATAAGCGTTTGGAGAAAGAAGAAATTTACGAAGAACTGGAACAGTGGAAGGAGCAAAAGGAACCGGAGCCGGAATGCAGTGAAGCGGTGGAAAAGAATCGACGTCTTTTGGAAGAAAAAGAAATTCCATATTTACAGCTGTATAAAGTAATTGATTTTGACAGTAAATTGGATGAATCACAACGGGCATATCTGGAAGAGGCGCTATTGCATATGGGAATATTGGATGCGTTGATTGTTTCGGAAGAATATAGAGAACAGGTGCTGGCGTTGGATGCAGGGGGATGCGATCGCTATATTTTCAGTGACGCTGCATATGTAAGAAATAACATTATGGATTTTCTGGATGTAGACAATGAAGAAGAGGATATTCTCCTGTATCAGAATGTTTCCCGCATATTAACGGCAATTGGATGGAAAGAACAGGGTGAAGCGGCAATAAATGAATCTGTAGAAAAAAATAGGACATGGATTGATAGAAAAGGAAATTATGGAATTGGAATCATCGAAGGAACGATTACGAAAAATTATACTCCATGTTTTATAGGAGCTTCTGCAAGAGAACAGTATCGCATAAAGAAGATACAGGAACTGGAAGCAGAAAGTCAGAGACTGGAAGATATCATTCAAATAGTGGAAGAAGAAATTACACAATTAAAGGGAAGGAAAAGCCGTCTGGAAACAGAGTGGAAATCATTTCCGAAAGAACAGGATCTGAAGGTTGCGGCAAAAGAATTAGAAAAGAAAAAGAATATTCTGGAAGAGATAGAGTGTAAAGTACAGAACCAGAAAGGCATTGTAGAAAAAGAACGAAAAAGTCTGGATGCGGTTCGGCTGCGGGTGCAGGAAGTATGTCAGAAGTGTTATCTGACACCGCGTTTGGACGTGTTTACGGAAGCGGAAAAGGCTTTGGCGGAGTATAAAGAAGAGCTGATGAGGGTACAGATTTCCTATGGAAATTATAGGAATGGAATTAGTTTTGTAAAGGTGCAGAAGGAATATCTGGAAGGAATTGACGCTGATTTAGATGATATTCGTTACGATTTGAACCACATGATACAAAATGAACGGGAAAAACGAGGAAGTCTAAATTCGGTGCTGGAACAGATTGCTTTGACGGATTATGAGGAAATCAGGGAACGATTGGAACATTGTGTGGAACGATTGGAGAAACTGCCGTTAGAGATCGAGGCGAGTGTTACGCAAAACTCTCATTTGGAAACAAAAGAAAAACAACTCTTGGAAAAATTGGGAGATATAGAGGTTTCAGTCGGAACATCCAGACAGCGGAAAAACAGATTTTGTGCTGCTTTTGGAATGGAGTATCAACTTGGATATGTAGAGTATCAGGCAGCAGTGAGCGATGATCCGGAAGAACAGGCAGAGAAGATATGCAGGATGTTTATGGGAAGCTTTGGAAATAAAAAGCACAGTGAAATTTTGGAGAATCTTCAAAATGTATACCATATGAATAGAGGATATCTGTTGGAATATCAGGTTACACTGCAGTCATTGTTTGAAGAGCTGGATGAGGAGAATGGAGTTTTTGACACAAGTATGAGACGAATTGACATTTCGGCTAAATACAGAGGAATCACGATCAAGTTTAAAGAGTTGATTGCCAGAATGAAGGAAGATGCAGAAGTGCAACGCCGGCTTTTGAGTGATAAGGACAGAGAGCTATTTGAAGACATTCTTGCAAATACAATCAGTAAGAAAATTCGTGGAAAAATTCAGGCTAGTAAGCGGTGGATTGAGAAGATGAATACACTGATGGAGTCTATGAAGACTTCCAGTGGACTTACGCTGAGTCTGCGCTGGAAAAATAAACGGGCAGAGAAAGAAGAGCAGCTGGATACGAGGGAACTTGTAGAACTTCTGCAAAAGGATGCTGAGATTATGCGTCCGGAAGAGGCGCAGCAGTTATCCAGACATTTTCGGTCTAAGATTGAAGAGGCGAGAAAATTTGCAAATGATCTGGGAAATGTGCAGTCATTTCATGCGATTATGAGAAATGTGCTGGATTATCGTCAATGGTTTGAATTTCAATTGGAATGTCAAAAAACAGGAGAGAAGAAAAGGGAGCTGACAGACAGGGTATTCTTTACTTTTAGTGGTGGAGAAAAGGCCATGGCGATGTATGTGCCGTTATTTTCGGCAGTAGTAGCAAAATATGCAGGGGCAAGACAGGATGCACCGTATTTGATTTCACTGGATGAAGCTTTTGCCGGAGTGGATGAGATGAATATTCGAGACATGTTTCGGCTGATGGTGGAGTTTGACTTTAATTTTATGATTAACTCACAGATTCTTTGGGGGGATTATGATACGGTTCCGGGACTGGCAATTTATCAGCTTGTCCGTCCGGAAAATGCAAAATATGTTACGGTTATTCGATATGTTTGGAATGGAAACGTAAAAAGTATGGTGCTGGAAAAGGACTTGAGTCATGGATAAAACAGAGAAAAACAAGTTGTTAGAAGAATGTATGCTGTATTTTAAGGCACGCCCGGTATATCAAAAATTGTTTTTGAAAATGAGGGATAAATATGCCGGTCTTGGACATTTTGGCGGGACAGTATTATTTGCGTCACTGAGTAGAGAAGAGAAAGAGCAATTGGGAGGATTTTTTCAAAGGGATTATACAATTAATAAAACAATAACAATTTCTGCGGATTTAATGAAAAGGTGTCTGGCATCCAGTAAATTTGCGGGACTAACTTGGGAATTGATTCTGGAAACTTATTTTGGAGAGCCGCTGCAAGTAAAAAAGGAAATCGAACTGGCGGAGTCTAAAAGACGAGAAGATTATTTTACGGAGATACTGGAAAGTATTTCTGATGAAAGTGGACGAGAATGGCTGCATCGCGTACTGGAAGAAAAGAAAGAGGGCTATTTGCTTATCATGCAGTTATACAAAGAAAAACCAGAGGAGTTGAGGAACATTTTAACGTATGTAATGACAGGGATTGCAAACCTGAAAGTGTTTCAAGATAAAAGCCAGAAAGAATTGTTACCGGTGTTTTCGGCAAATATTACAGGGAATCCACATTATTTTGATGAAGGGAAGACAGGTGAAAAACTACTCTTTAATTATCTCAGAGAAAGGAACTTCGATTTAAAACAGGAAGGACTTTCCAGAGTGGAATACAAAAACAGAATTTATTATGAGGCGGGGATCCTGAAAGATGAAGTGTCAAATGATGTGCTAGTATATGGGATTCATGGATGGAAACCGGAGGGGAGTCTGCATGAAGGGATTGAAGGTTTTTTTGAGAATCAAGAGCCGGTAAAATTGACTTTACAGACAATCGGAAGATTGGAGAAAGTTTGTGGACAGAGCCAACAGATATATGTTGTAGAAAATCCGGCAGTGTTTTCTGGATTGATAAGAGAGCATCCGGAGCAGACTGTGATTTGTGGGAATGGACAATTGCGTCTGGCAGTGCTTGTTCTTATGGATAAATTCGCATGTGACACCATTTTCTGGTATGCGGGAGATTTTGATCCGGAGGGGCTTTTGATCGCACAGAAGTTAAAACTTCGGTATGGAGAGAGGCTGAAGCTTTGGAAGTATGAGGTGAATTTGTATGAAACATATTTATCGGAAGTAGAACTAAGTGACAGGCGGATAAAGAAGCTAGAGCAGATTTATATTCAAGAACTTCAGGAAATAAAAGAAGTGATGTATAAGAAACGAAGAGCGGCATATCAGGAAAGCATGATGGAAAAGTTCAATGAAATTTTTTAAAATATGATTACATTTACATTCCAATGAGGTTTGGTGGAGAAAGAACGGATTACATTGGTCAATGTTGATAATTGGGGAGGGAGAACTATGGCAGTTTCGAAAGTAAAGTTAAGAATGCTTTACATCATGAAAATATTATTTGAAAAATCGGACGAAAGGCATACGCTTTCGGCGACCGATATCAATCGACTGCTTCAGAACTATGGAATGGAGGCAGATCGCAAGACTGTTTATAGTGATATTGAGACATTGAGAGAGTTTCACATTGATATTATACAAGTAAAAGGAACAAATGGTGGACATTATATCGGCAGCAGAGAATTTGAATTACCGGAATTAAAGCTGCTTGTGGATGCTGTACAGGCTTCTAAATTTATTAGTTGTAAAAAGTCAGAGGAATTGATTCGGAAACTAGAAAATCTGACTAATGAATACGATGCCAAATTGTTACAGCGAAATGTGTTTATTTACAATCGTTCCAAGACAGGAAATGAAACTATTTATTATAATGTAAATGAAATACATACAGCGATATTAGAAAATCATCAAATCAGGTATCAATATGCGGAGTGGACGGTGCAGAAAAAGTTGGTGCCAAAGAAAAATGGAGCCATATATACAGTAAGTCCGTGGGCGCTTACATGGGATGCTGAAAAATATTATCTGATTGCATATGATGAAGCAGAAGATGTTATCAAGCATTACAGGGTGGATAAAATGCAACAGGTTCAATCGATTGAAAAAGAGCGTGTGGGCAGAGAGCTGTTTCAGAAATTTGATTTGGCTGAATTTGCAAAGAAAACATTTGGAATGTACGGAGGGAAAGAAGTTGAGGTAACTTTAATTTGTCGCAACGAATTAGTTGGTGTCATTATAGATCGTTTTGGCAAGGAAACGAGTTTGGTTCCAATAGATGCAGAGCATTTTCGAGTACATCTATTGGTGGCGGTAAGCAGTCAATTTTTTGGATGGCTGACTGGTATTGGAAAGAAAATGAAGATAGAATCTCCAGAATTTGTGAAAACAGAATACAAAAAATATCTGCAGGAGATTTTGCAGGAGTATTAGAATGTGTGGGTGTACAGATTTTTGTACACCTTATTTTTTATTATTAATGTATCAAAGAGAACGATTTTGAGGAGGAGATATTCATGAAGGAAAAGTACATTACGATTGTTGGATTTAATCATTATTACGGAGTTACACCATTTAAGATTGGGAAAAAGATCAAATGTGTCAAAGAACCAAATAATCCATATGATGGAGAAGCAATTAAAGCTACAATGAAGCAGATTGGGACGGTTGGTTATGTTGCAAATTCTCCATATACGGTTGCAACCGGGACGAAAAGTGCGGGAGGAATCGCACATAAGGTGAAAAAGAAATTTACGGTAGAAGTGATGTTTATTACAAGAACAAAAGTGATTTGTAAAGTGATAGATGGATTTAAAGAGAAGAAAAAGATGGATTTAGCGGAGAAGGAAGCAGGAACACCTAGAGAGTGTGAAGTAGTTAAATGATGGAAGATTTCATATCTCATGTTGGGGTTTATCTTTATACACTTAAAAAAATGCGTTATAATATGAAAAAATGGTAAGGGAGGTTGCTGTTATGGTGAAAGGAAATGGGAAATTTGATTTTAATAAGTTGGTTAAGTTTTCAATGCCGTCCAGAGCTAATCACGCATCTAAGATTAAAGTAGACTTGAAGGGAGAGGTTTATTTTAGTAAATCAATCATAGATGGTGTGCGTCGAGATAATGAAGGAATGAAAGTTGACTTTCGACATTCGGAGGACTATCGTACTATTGCGATTAAAC
This genomic window contains:
- a CDS encoding TIGR02677 family protein — protein: MRIQETVRKPMTEAKYLNVDNTDRYRPIIRLFYLKYEKLKYWLYQEEVYEELKEDAYFREYTPEQCQQDLAALTAWGNLVTIQDTKKVATIEEFKNKKFRYQLSEATVEIERMVIRVENLFIESSSLEPTLLERLRINLSKFSEIAKADQEHIYAWWNDLNNDFMRLNQNYQDYMRELNSVKAEEMMKTTEFLVFKDRLIEYLRSFVKSLQVNAASIEQCLKNTDREVLKCLLAEVVQYELLIPRIDVEVKEDLIADKVYGRWQSLEEWFTGAEGKDSEAAKVFDTTNEIIRKITRYAARISEMSNAGANRREEYHKVAVMFSKCKDIFEAHRLAAVVFGIEKPLHLKGLPGRQTESINSGVFEEEPYVVTVTPRVRTYKEKSRRSGIVDRSKEKEEMRLVTIQRLEEERRLLKSYIRDNRLEFAKLPEIEPHVRDVFLTWLSKALENKSLQGKTEDGQVYHVEKSDTEEICILKSPDGNLQMPAYVIVFEKNE
- a CDS encoding TIGR02678 family protein, which encodes MRALEILLERRWILKSREKELYYQIKDELGTVKKFLMEKLGYQVIVNPYLVKVEKMPATPENWMGIQEFTRKIEYIFFCMILMFLEEKEAEEQFVLSELTEYIQGQYREEQIDWTIYQYRRHLIKVIKYCVNCGILNLNDGSEENFARDDTSEVLYENTGVSRYFMKNFTQDIMGYTTPEDFEKQEWIDVNEDRGIVRRQRVYRKLLMTMGMYKSPETEEDFAYVRNYRNMIQGELSELFDCELHVHRTSAFLILGEDCRMGKCFPEENTLSDIVLLIHGIISDWIQQGRIEVTVDETIEIPKEKFREILEECKERYGKGFIKTYREMTTGDFFESVQRYMLELGLIFLEKDIVRIRTAVGKITGRYPKEFLENGGRDE
- a CDS encoding TIGR02680 family protein — translated: MNSKWQIHRVGLVDFWYYDEEEFYFLDGRMLLRGANGSGKSVTMQSFIPLLLDGNMRPERLDPFGSRARKMENYLLEENDEREERTGYLYMEMKRTESDEFLTLGIGMRARKNKKMESWYFCLTDGRRVGKDFYLYKEGQSKIACTKLELRNRIGDGGRVMETQGEYAQCVNRILFGFETQEEYKELLDLLIQLRTPKLSKDFKPTVINEILSSSLQTLSEDDLRPMSEAIENMDGLKTNLDTLDESIGAAGQIEKVYDQYNEIMLYDKALLFRKSVEEYDSFRKQAEQLRQEIDDCKRMREKEEKHYIELKQEQKICQAEKESLSDSDTVKLKQREVEIRSQLEELKKNITGKQQQEEEKKEKYQETEQRMKLQFQKNEMLWEEIENSLEYMEEEIEGIPFDEFVFMKKELIEQKGEQYSFQSHSELLKDYIEKVHLGKTTLEEEKGCQERYSKFLQELDTYQEEKNGAEREVFQYENQFHEVKQETIESVYHWEKENTELHLQSEILQEMAREIEKYTTETDYWDIRGLANGEFERKNQELSGEILRLSRELSDKRLEKEEIYEELEQWKEQKEPEPECSEAVEKNRRLLEEKEIPYLQLYKVIDFDSKLDESQRAYLEEALLHMGILDALIVSEEYREQVLALDAGGCDRYIFSDAAYVRNNIMDFLDVDNEEEDILLYQNVSRILTAIGWKEQGEAAINESVEKNRTWIDRKGNYGIGIIEGTITKNYTPCFIGASAREQYRIKKIQELEAESQRLEDIIQIVEEEITQLKGRKSRLETEWKSFPKEQDLKVAAKELEKKKNILEEIECKVQNQKGIVEKERKSLDAVRLRVQEVCQKCYLTPRLDVFTEAEKALAEYKEELMRVQISYGNYRNGISFVKVQKEYLEGIDADLDDIRYDLNHMIQNEREKRGSLNSVLEQIALTDYEEIRERLEHCVERLEKLPLEIEASVTQNSHLETKEKQLLEKLGDIEVSVGTSRQRKNRFCAAFGMEYQLGYVEYQAAVSDDPEEQAEKICRMFMGSFGNKKHSEILENLQNVYHMNRGYLLEYQVTLQSLFEELDEENGVFDTSMRRIDISAKYRGITIKFKELIARMKEDAEVQRRLLSDKDRELFEDILANTISKKIRGKIQASKRWIEKMNTLMESMKTSSGLTLSLRWKNKRAEKEEQLDTRELVELLQKDAEIMRPEEAQQLSRHFRSKIEEARKFANDLGNVQSFHAIMRNVLDYRQWFEFQLECQKTGEKKRELTDRVFFTFSGGEKAMAMYVPLFSAVVAKYAGARQDAPYLISLDEAFAGVDEMNIRDMFRLMVEFDFNFMINSQILWGDYDTVPGLAIYQLVRPENAKYVTVIRYVWNGNVKSMVLEKDLSHG
- a CDS encoding DUF2399 domain-containing protein, with the protein product MDKTEKNKLLEECMLYFKARPVYQKLFLKMRDKYAGLGHFGGTVLFASLSREEKEQLGGFFQRDYTINKTITISADLMKRCLASSKFAGLTWELILETYFGEPLQVKKEIELAESKRREDYFTEILESISDESGREWLHRVLEEKKEGYLLIMQLYKEKPEELRNILTYVMTGIANLKVFQDKSQKELLPVFSANITGNPHYFDEGKTGEKLLFNYLRERNFDLKQEGLSRVEYKNRIYYEAGILKDEVSNDVLVYGIHGWKPEGSLHEGIEGFFENQEPVKLTLQTIGRLEKVCGQSQQIYVVENPAVFSGLIREHPEQTVICGNGQLRLAVLVLMDKFACDTIFWYAGDFDPEGLLIAQKLKLRYGERLKLWKYEVNLYETYLSEVELSDRRIKKLEQIYIQELQEIKEVMYKKRRAAYQESMMEKFNEIF
- a CDS encoding WYL domain-containing protein; translation: MAVSKVKLRMLYIMKILFEKSDERHTLSATDINRLLQNYGMEADRKTVYSDIETLREFHIDIIQVKGTNGGHYIGSREFELPELKLLVDAVQASKFISCKKSEELIRKLENLTNEYDAKLLQRNVFIYNRSKTGNETIYYNVNEIHTAILENHQIRYQYAEWTVQKKLVPKKNGAIYTVSPWALTWDAEKYYLIAYDEAEDVIKHYRVDKMQQVQSIEKERVGRELFQKFDLAEFAKKTFGMYGGKEVEVTLICRNELVGVIIDRFGKETSLVPIDAEHFRVHLLVAVSSQFFGWLTGIGKKMKIESPEFVKTEYKKYLQEILQEY
- a CDS encoding HIRAN domain-containing protein; its protein translation is MKEKYITIVGFNHYYGVTPFKIGKKIKCVKEPNNPYDGEAIKATMKQIGTVGYVANSPYTVATGTKSAGGIAHKVKKKFTVEVMFITRTKVICKVIDGFKEKKKMDLAEKEAGTPRECEVVK